The Mangifera indica cultivar Alphonso chromosome 8, CATAS_Mindica_2.1, whole genome shotgun sequence genome has a window encoding:
- the LOC123223127 gene encoding asparagine--tRNA ligase, cytoplasmic 2-like: MASQHETNNMDNTATDTIDGTATETAMVSLKAKYSNRVLVKTIVERDGGVGLIGERLVIGGWVKSSKEVKKEPVTPAPTSDNHGAAMASSPKRKEKNVKCPEILQSKIPFLRTIIRVLSGSAGGGASTDTIREKLEAVLPKPPPPSTLFLQISDGSSVAALQMVVDSGLGSPSRLLPTGTCILAEGVLNHSSFQGKHAVELTVEKILHIGTVDQDKYILSRKRLPLDKLRDSAHFRPRSTTVASVMRIRSSLTFATHTFFQNNGFLCVQVPIITTTDAEGFSEKFQVTTLLEKADKEGPNAAKEIEGVSLDNIKTAIKEKSHQVEQLKRSESNKEALVAALQDLKKTNELASKLEAREKTKPAPSIKTGKINISEDFFSRQIYLTVSGRLHLESYACALGNVYSFGPRFRAEKKESAKQGAEMWMVEAEIAFSLLKDAMNCADDYFKFLCTWVVEKCERDAEFISTRIDKTIIDRLQSMKSCFIEKITYTEAVKALEQVTDKIFEAKLEWGVALTAEHLSYLADEIYKSPLIIYNYPKAVKPFYVRLNADGNTVAAFDMVVPKIGKLITGSQNEERINKLNKRIEELGLPKEQYEWYLDLRRHGTVKHSGFSLGFDLMVLFITGLTDVKDAIPFPRSLGIANN; this comes from the exons ATGGCTTCTCAACATGAAACTAACAATATGGACAACACTGCCACTGACACCATCGATGGAACCGCCACGGAAACCGCCATGGTCAGTCTAAAAGCAAAGTACTCGAACCGAGTGCTTGTAAAAACCATTGTTGAACGTGATGGTGGGGTGGGATTGATTGGTGAGAGGTTGGTAATTGGCGGGTGGGTTAAATCTTCtaaagaagttaaaaaagaGCCAGTGACACCAGCACCAACATCTGATAATCACGGTGCCGCAATGGCTTCGAGTCCTAAacgtaaagaaaaaaatgtgaagTGTCCGGAGATTCTTCAATCAAAAATCCCATTTTTAAGGACAATAATCAGGGTTTTGAGCGGCAGTGCTGGTGGTGGTGCTAGTACCGACACTATACGTGAGAAGCTGGAAGCTGTGCTTCCTAAGCCACCACCGCCTTCCACTCTCTTCTTGCAAATCAGTGATGGTTCTTCTGTAGCTGCTCTACAG ATGGTGGTGGACTCTGGTTTAGGTTCCCCTAGCAGACTTTTGCCAACTGGGACCTGTATTTTAGCGGAAGGAGTGTTGAATCATTCGTCATTTCAGGGAAAACATGCTGTTGAACTCACAGTAGAAAAAATTCTTCATATTGGGACGGTTGATCAGGACAAGTACATCTTATCAAGAAAGCGACTACCACTCGACAAGTTAAGGGATTCTGCCCATTTTCGGCCTCGTTCAACTACT GTGGCATCTGTTATGAGAATCCGTAGTTCCCTGACTTTTGCAACTCACACATTCTTCCAAAACAATGGATTTTTGTGTGTTCAAGTTCCCATTATCACAACCACAGATGCTGAAGGATTCAGTGAGAAGTTCCAGGTTACAACTCTTTTAGAAAAAGCAGATAAAGAGGGGCCAAATGCTGCTAAGGAAATTGAAGGCGTTAGCCTTGACAATATAAAGACTGCTATAAAGGAAAAAAGCCATCAAGTTGAACAACTCAAGAGAAGTGAAAGCAATAAAGAAGCACTCGTGGCTGCACTTCAGGATTTAAAGAAGACAAATGAACTAGCATCAAAACTAGAGGCAAGAGAAAAAACCAAGCCAGCGCCATCAATTAAAACTGGTAAAATTAACATTTCTGAAGATTTCTTCTCTCGCCAGATTTATCTCACTGTTTCCGGCCGTCTTCATCTGGAGAGTTATGCATGTGCCCTTGGAAACGTATACTCATTTGGGCCCAGATTTCGAGCAGAGAAGAAAGAATCAGCAAAACAAGGGGCAGAGATGTGGATGGTTGAGGCTGAAATCGCTTTTTCACTATTAAAG GACGCCATGAATTGTGCGGATGACTATTTCAAGTTCCTCTGCACATGGGTTGTTGAAAAATGTGAAAGAGATGCGGAATTCATCTCCACTCGAATTGACAAAACCATCATTGATCGTCTGCAATCGATGAAGTCCTGCTTCATTGAAAAGATTACCTACACAGAAGCAGTCAAAGCTCTGGAACAG GTTACAGATAAGATTTTTGAAGCAAAACTTGAGTGGGGTGTAGCTCTCACAGCAGAGCATCTAAG TTATTTGGCTGATGAGATCTATAAGAGTCctttaatcatatataattatccAAAAGCGGTTAAACCATTCTATGTACGCCTTAATGCTGATGGAAACACAGTTGCAGCATTTGATATGGTTGTACCAAAG ATCGGAAAGTTGATCACCGGCAGCCAAAATGAGGAACGCATTAATAAGCTTAATAAAAG GATTGAGGAATTGGGCTTGCCAAAAGAGCAGTATGAATGGTATTTGGATCTACGCAGGCATGGAACAGTAAAGCATTCTGGATTTAGTCTTGGGTTTGACCTTATGGTTCTCTTCATTACCGGCCTCACTGATGTCAAAGATGCAATCCCTTTTCCAAGGAGTCTTGGCATTGCCAACAATTAG
- the LOC123223098 gene encoding EPIDERMAL PATTERNING FACTOR-like protein 9 isoform X1 → MANIKLCNLLSLLFAILLSAFVIQGFRAQIALPYNRRFSDSSPSHLKQGSNEEKISRNSRRLMIGSTAPTCTYNECRGCKYKCRAEQVPVEGNDPINSSYHYKCVCHSLHLGRINFQLFDYKATLMAKIN, encoded by the exons ATGGCTAACATTAAACTTTGCAACTTACTCTCGCTACTCTTCGCTATACTGCTTTCTGCATTTGTGATACAAG GGTTTAGAGCTCAAATAGCACTTCCTTATAATCGGAGGTTCTCTGATTCCTCTCCATCTCATTTGAAG CAGGGAAGCAATGAAGAAAAGATAAGCAGGAATTCAAGAAGATTGATGATTGGATCAACAGCACCAACTTGCACTTACAATGAATGTAGAGGTTGCAAATACAAGTGCAGAGCCGAACAAGTTCCAGTCGAAGGAAACGATCCAATCAACAGTTCATACCACTACAAATGTGTTTGTCATAG TCTCCATCTGGGGCGCATCAATTTTCAGCTCTTCGATTACAAAGCAACTCTCATGGcgaaaatcaattga
- the LOC123223098 gene encoding EPIDERMAL PATTERNING FACTOR-like protein 9 isoform X3 codes for MANIKLCNLLSLLFAILLSAFVIQGFRAQIALPYNRRFSDSSPSHLKGSNEEKISRNSRRLMIGSTAPTCTYNECRGCKYKCRAEQVPVEGNDPINSSYHYKCVCHR; via the exons ATGGCTAACATTAAACTTTGCAACTTACTCTCGCTACTCTTCGCTATACTGCTTTCTGCATTTGTGATACAAG GGTTTAGAGCTCAAATAGCACTTCCTTATAATCGGAGGTTCTCTGATTCCTCTCCATCTCATTTGAAG GGAAGCAATGAAGAAAAGATAAGCAGGAATTCAAGAAGATTGATGATTGGATCAACAGCACCAACTTGCACTTACAATGAATGTAGAGGTTGCAAATACAAGTGCAGAGCCGAACAAGTTCCAGTCGAAGGAAACGATCCAATCAACAGTTCATACCACTACAAATGTGTTTGTCATAGGTAA
- the LOC123223280 gene encoding ras-related protein RABA5b-like — translation MGKEEQEGEEYLFKIVLIGDSAVGKSNLLSRFARNEFDNNSKATIGVEFQTQMVEIDGKEVKAQIWDTAGQERFRAVTSAYYRGAVGALVVYDITRRSSFDSIKRWIEELTTHCDSTVARMLVGNKCDLENIRDVSIDEGRSLAEEEGLFFMETSALESTNVQTAFEIVIREIYSKVSRKVINSDAYKAELSGDRVTLVKNGANPKESMINFSCCTR, via the exons ATGGGCAAAGAAGAGCAAGAAGGGGAAGAGTACTTGTTCAAGATTGTGCTAATTGGCGACTCAGCTGTGGGAAAATCAAACCTTTTGTCAAGGTTTGCAAGGAATGAGTTTGACAATAATTCAAAGGCAACTATTGGAGTAGAGTTTCAGACGCAGATGGTGGAGATTGATGGGAAAGAAGTGAAGGCACAGATCTGGGACACTGCTGGTCAAGAGAGGTTCAGAGCCGTCACTTCTGCTTACTATAGAGGTGCAGTTGGTGCCCTCGTTGTTTATGACATTACCCGAAGAAGTAGCTTTGATAGCATTAAACGCTGGATTGAGGAGCTCACTA CTCATTGTGATTCTACGGTGGCAAGAATGCTGGTGGGAAATAAGTGTGATTTGGAGAATATAAGAGATGTTAGTATAGATGAAGGCAGAAGCCTTGCTGAAGAAGAGGGATTATTCTTCATGGAGACATCTGCACTTGAGTCTACTAATGTTCAAACGGCTTTTGAGATTGTTATCCGGGAAATTTACAGCAAAGTTAGTAGGAAAGTCATAAACTCTGATGCATACAAAGCTGAGTTGTCCGGCGATCGAGTCACCTTAGTCAAGAATGGAGCTAACCCAAAGGAAAGTATGATCAATTTCTCATGCTGCACCAGATGA
- the LOC123223098 gene encoding EPIDERMAL PATTERNING FACTOR-like protein 9 isoform X2, translating to MANIKLCNLLSLLFAILLSAFVIQGFRAQIALPYNRRFSDSSPSHLKGSNEEKISRNSRRLMIGSTAPTCTYNECRGCKYKCRAEQVPVEGNDPINSSYHYKCVCHSLHLGRINFQLFDYKATLMAKIN from the exons ATGGCTAACATTAAACTTTGCAACTTACTCTCGCTACTCTTCGCTATACTGCTTTCTGCATTTGTGATACAAG GGTTTAGAGCTCAAATAGCACTTCCTTATAATCGGAGGTTCTCTGATTCCTCTCCATCTCATTTGAAG GGAAGCAATGAAGAAAAGATAAGCAGGAATTCAAGAAGATTGATGATTGGATCAACAGCACCAACTTGCACTTACAATGAATGTAGAGGTTGCAAATACAAGTGCAGAGCCGAACAAGTTCCAGTCGAAGGAAACGATCCAATCAACAGTTCATACCACTACAAATGTGTTTGTCATAG TCTCCATCTGGGGCGCATCAATTTTCAGCTCTTCGATTACAAAGCAACTCTCATGGcgaaaatcaattga